In Nicotiana tabacum cultivar K326 chromosome 11, ASM71507v2, whole genome shotgun sequence, a single window of DNA contains:
- the LOC107778110 gene encoding protein MKS1-like, translated as MDFPPPDFFAGGGDGRPSPTRRGELQGPRPTPLKVNKDSYKIKKPPVAPPPHPLPHTAALAPSTSQNPQTVIIYAVSPKVYHTTVSDFMSVVQRLTGSSTSSMEPSTSGASSGDGNLSPAAKLASIEKASSPSASVPPASAASDSLDILDIIGNSSVEMSHQIPGILSPAPSTLPPVSPPGLFSPIPADPFMMMMLSPSPSTLFSAPLISPSPNASDLFHPFFDF; from the coding sequence ATGGACTTTCCACCACCGGATTTTTTCGCCGGCGGCGGCGACGGAAGGCCATCTCCGACGAGGAGAGGAGAACTACAAGGTCCTCGTCCTACTCCTCTTAAAGTCAACAAAGATTCCTACAAGATCAAGAAACCACCAGTTGCTCCTCCGCCGCATCCTCTGCCTCATACCGCTGCCTTAGCTCCGTCGACGAGCCAGAACCCGCAAACGGTGATAATCTACGCGGTTTCACCGAAAGTGTACCACACGACCGTTAGTGACTTCATGAGTGTTGTACAAAGACTTACTGGATCTTCAACTTCCTCCATGGAACCCTCCACCTCCGGCGCCAGCTCCGGCGATGGGAACTTATCGCCGGCGGCGAAGTTGGCTTCGATAGAAAAAGCGAGTAGTCCTTCTGCTTCTGTTCCTCCGGCTTCTGCTGCTTCTGATTCGTTGGATATTTTGGATATAATTGGGAATTCGAGTGTAGAAATGAGTCATCAGATCCCGGGGATATTGTCGCCGGCGCCGTCAACATTACCGCCCGTATCCCCGCCGGGACTCTTTTCGCCGATACCGGCCGATCCTTTCATGATGATGATGTTAAGTCCAAGTCCGTCAACGTTGTTTTCTGCTCCATTGATTTCTCCTTCGCCAAATGCGTCTGATCTATTCCATCCATTCTTTGACTTTTAG